The DNA window TTAGCGGCACTCCCATCACCCATTTTGGCTTCAAAATTAATTCCGCTCTCCATGTAATTCATGGCCCCGGCTTCCGCTATCACCGTTTCATTAGGATCAAGCTCTACTTCTACAAGCTGCATGTCATCGCCAACAATTTGGTAATCAACTTCGTGACTCTTCATATTTTTCCTTTCGAATATTTGTTTCAGTTTTTTTCATCAGTATTGTTCGTCCCCCTTTGTAAGGGGGACTACAGGGGGTAGCTTCTTCATTCCTTCAACACACCCTACTACCTCCCCTATCCCCTCCTTACAAAGGAGGGGAAAAAGAAGCACTCTTCACCTATTTAAAAACTCCACCAAAGCTTCAATATCTTTTTCAACATGCGGCAAAGCCTGCATCAGCTTACTCTCTCTTTTAGGTTTATACCCTTCTGGATACTGCGCATGCATGACCCTAGCTGTTACTAATTCTTTAGAAGAACCAAAAACAGCCGGGCCCAACGAGCCATCTAATTTGGGATTAGGATTATGGCAAACCGCACAATTGGCCATGTAAACCGATTTCCCCTTTGTATACAGCGGGCTAACATCGGAACTAATTTGAGAATTATTGGAAGAACAAGAAAGAAGAAAAAGACAAAATGAGAGAATAAAAAACCGCATTGATTCGTAGGGGCGTCCGCCTTTGGCGGATGCGCCCCTACCAATAAAATTTACATCGTCCGTGTGGTGATCTCAATTAAAAGATACAACACAGCCGCTAAAGCCACACCACAGTGAACAACACCCTTTACTGTGGTTAAAGGTCCAAGCTTACCTTTAAGGGCATTCACTTCAAGCAACAAGATAACAGCACCGATAACACCAATAACAATTGTAAAGTTCACAGCGGCAAA is part of the bacterium genome and encodes:
- a CDS encoding cytochrome c translates to MRFFILSFCLFLLSCSSNNSQISSDVSPLYTKGKSVYMANCAVCHNPNPKLDGSLGPAVFGSSKELVTARVMHAQYPEGYKPKRESKLMQALPHVEKDIEALVEFLNR